The sequence TTATAGGAATTGGTTTATCTATGGATGCTTTTGCTATCTCTCTTTGTCATGGACTTTGTAAAAAAAATATTAGTCTAAATGATATTCTTCAACCTGCTATTATATTTGGAGGTTTTCAAGCATTGATGCCAATAATTGGATTTTTTATTGGAAGTATATTCAATGAAAAAATTTCTCAATATGGGAATATAATTGCATTTATAATTTTAGTCTACCTAGGAATAAATATGATTAAAGAAGCTAAAAGTGAAGAGAATGAAGAGTGTAGCTGTAAAACAGATAGAGAGAATAAGCTGAAAAATCTTTTATTTATGGGAATTGCTACTAGTATTGATGCTCTTGCTGTAGGATTCACTTTTTCATTAACAGAAGTAACTAATATCTATTTTCAAGGTTCAGTAATAGGAATAGTTACCTTTATTATTGCAGGATGTGGAGTTATTATGGG comes from uncultured Fusobacterium sp. and encodes:
- a CDS encoding manganese efflux pump MntP family protein, whose protein sequence is MNILQVILIGIGLSMDAFAISLCHGLCKKNISLNDILQPAIIFGGFQALMPIIGFFIGSIFNEKISQYGNIIAFIILVYLGINMIKEAKSEENEECSCKTDRENKLKNLLFMGIATSIDALAVGFTFSLTEVTNIYFQGSVIGIVTFIIAGCGVIMGHKFGTLLESKAQYLGGAILILIGIKTLIGNFL